The nucleotide sequence ATTCACGTCTATAGATGGAATCTCACTGGACGAGTCATGTCTATAGATGGTATCTGACTGGACGATTCACGTCTATAGATTGTATCTCACTGGAAGAGTCACGTCTATAGATGGTATCTGACTGGATGATTCACGTCTATAGATGGTATCTGACTGGACGAGACACGTCTATAGATGGTATCTCACTGGACAATTTACGTCAATAGATGGTATCTCACTTGACGATTCACGTCTATAGATTGTATCTCACTGGACGAGTCACGTCTATAGATGGTATCTGAATGTACGAATCACGTCTACAGATGGTATCTGACTGGACGAGTCACGTCTATAGATGGTATCTCACTGGACAAGTCACGTCTATAGATTGTATCTCACTGGACGAGACAcattaaacaatatgaaatacatTGTATAGATAAATTTAGTTTAGTTTTTGGTCAATTGTATTACATAGAGTCAGTCATCATCATGGAATAGCCTTTTGAAATGATTTGTAACTTCtagaaaataacaatatattaaataaacttcTAAGGAAACGTCAGACAAATAGCATATCTATAGGTCGAGTACCTTAATTCGCCCGGTCTTTATCCTCGTTCTTTGTATTGCAGATGGACACAGACCTGTAATCGCGGACGCAGCTGACATGATGTGTGGCCTCTGCATGCAAACGAATAACTATACTTGCATCCAGAAATGGTGCATGCAAACGAACGGTCCATCCGCCTCAGAAAGCGTGCTCATCGATTCAAATACAAATGACCTTAGGCAAAACATTCCCACTAATCCTAGCTTCGTGGGAAATGTTGCCGACTCCAATGTGAATGTGCAGGCCTTAGACTTCGCGAACAATGGTCCAGCCGGGATCCTGGATGTACTCAAAAAGCACCCACTTCTCGGGGCAGGGTTTTCAATGACAGGGGCAGGCCAATCACAGCCCAACGTTGCCGTTCTGCCATCATTGGGAAATGATCAGGtcgtttttcaaaataatggtCCAATATCGGGACTACCTGTAGTTCCCGAAACGGCTATAAGTGGGACACACAGTGTGGACAGTTTCCCTGCAAAACTGCCACCAATAACGCCACCCATTGACAACATTCACAATCAAGGTTCCGGATCTGGATTTGAACGTCCAATAGAGCCATCTCAAGGGGTAGGCATTCCCGCCGCCCCATTTTCACCAAACAATGACATTCCCAATCAAGGCAACGAATTTGGATTTGGAACGTCATTAGAACCAATACCCACACCAATAAATCCACGCCCAGAAGATATACCCCTTGGACCAATACAATTAGGTGCAGTTGAAATGCCTGCCCCTGGTGTACCTGACATACGTGATGTACCTCAGGCCAATAACGTCTTTGAACAAGGCAATATCGAAAACCAAATTCAACTTTTACAACCCCCTACTGGTCAATCGAATCAAGGACCAAATCCCTCTGACTCAGCAGCCGCGAATCAGCTCTTTGACGCGCTCCAAAACGATATAAACGTATTTAATACCGCTCCAGTCGGAACTCCAAACGAAGAAATTCCACCGCCATTCAGAACTACTCCAATAGAAATAGGATCCACGGGCGGTGGTGCATCCAGTCCGGACGGTGGAGTAATATCTGCAAATGGGCCACCAAAAGAAGTACCCATGAACATGGCCAATGATGTAAATAATATAGACTTTCATGAGAGTTTCAGAAGGTTTTTAGCACTGCAAAATGTACAATTATGGAACACAATGCAAGAGTTTGACCTTAAGTCATTCAACAATGAAGGCCTGCCTGCACAGGTAAATAATGGCATGCAATTAGCAGACGTTGATTTTCCGCAAGTTTCAAATGTCGTAGATTCACGACCAGTTAATACTGGCAATATGCAAGGAATAGCGTCAAGTGGGACGGCCACGATGCAAGCACGTCAAGATGTAGCGATGGGAGGTTCAATGCCTACAGGTGCACAGCAGTTCCCAGCAGGTTTTGTTGAAGATTTTCCAACAACCACGCCTTGGCCAACACTTCCCACCATGGATCCCGTTAGAAAATCTGAGCTCCAGGCTTTTAGTGGCAATTTTCTGAGAGGAATTGTTGGTCGAACaacgtaaatataaaatgaaagagttttttaagtgtataaatatttatcattgcTTACTGTTATATGGTTTGTCAGCTAGTGCATGTTTATGTAATAGGTTGTGTGTACTGAACGCTttataaaatttgttcaaacaGTGTATTTGACATGTTT is from Mya arenaria isolate MELC-2E11 chromosome 9, ASM2691426v1 and encodes:
- the LOC128245395 gene encoding uncharacterized protein LOC128245395, which produces MDEMILHVNKWTSLVVLSCILTLPTTLGQATAGSHPMLASLFNVANNMQLINQQGQQGGAHVQPMRPNFSTPPPRLADPTNNLHQIIPGFPQAVPVHKRPGTHHTGISTGADKPHLPGFQQQPTWSVLSGQHDTKKIIGVSQETNGGPQVGKLPDITDGHRPVIADAADMMCGLCMQTNNYTCIQKWCMQTNGPSASESVLIDSNTNDLRQNIPTNPSFVGNVADSNVNVQALDFANNGPAGILDVLKKHPLLGAGFSMTGAGQSQPNVAVLPSLGNDQVVFQNNGPISGLPVVPETAISGTHSVDSFPAKLPPITPPIDNIHNQGSGSGFERPIEPSQGVGIPAAPFSPNNDIPNQGNEFGFGTSLEPIPTPINPRPEDIPLGPIQLGAVEMPAPGVPDIRDVPQANNVFEQGNIENQIQLLQPPTGQSNQGPNPSDSAAANQLFDALQNDINVFNTAPVGTPNEEIPPPFRTTPIEIGSTGGGASSPDGGVISANGPPKEVPMNMANDVNNIDFHESFRRFLALQNVQLWNTMQEFDLKSFNNEGLPAQVNNGMQLADVDFPQVSNVVDSRPVNTGNMQGIASSGTATMQARQDVAMGGSMPTGAQQFPAGFVEDFPTTTPWPTLPTMDPVRKSELQAFSGNFLRGIVGRTT